The genomic region CCTCCTCTGCTCCAAGCCACCTGGTTCCTGCTGCCAGGTAAGCCCGGAGATTCCTGCTTAGCTGggattctgtttttctctctctcccctctcttccttctctctctccattacTTTTTCTTAGCTGATCTCTTCCAGTCTCAAAATGCTATGTCCACTTCTGTCTAGGTCATTTCACACAACCTGCATTACTCTGCAATGCATCCCAGGCTCCTTCCACAGGTAACACTGGATGGTCTCAGTTCACGCACTCCCTGCTTCACTCTCCCCGCGCTGAGGCGGGCTCCAGTTTCCTTTCCCGCAGCACACGTGCTTAGGTCAGTTTGCGATGCTGGAGCTCCCCTGGCACTGCAAGCAGATCTGGACGCAGGAATAGTTTTGTGCCGATGGTGCTCTCACGGATCACGTCTTGTGCCCAGCGGACCGCGGGAAATGCTTCGGAACCTGGGCCAGCGCAAGCGGGTGGCAAATAGGTGCAGTGACTGAGGGGCAGGCAGCCATTAAACGCAAGCCCCCGTTGCGGGTTCTGGGAACTTTTTTCCCAGTTTAAGTCCTGGGTCCCAATTTGAGACTCTTCCAGCTTGATTCTTGCAGGGTACTCTTTACCGAAGTGTGGAGCAGCTGAGCAGTAGAATGTGGTTCTTCAGTTTCTCAGGGATTCCAACCGCAGAAATTTGTCCTCGGtaatcccctcccccctccatgtATGTGCAAAAGCCCGGCACCAGGAGGACAGCTCTGGGTTGCACAGTGGGAAAAGCTGTGGTGACAGGTACTTGGACTCTGTCCTCCAGGAGTCCTGACCAACAGGTTGTATGTGAGAGTGAGTGGAGTGATGGGGCGGGGGCTATGGACCAAGACCTCCTCACCCAGTTGTCCCACTAGGTTTCTTTGCTAAACCAAGCATGCTGCAGCCTTACTGGATCTTCCAGCAGTCCACCTGGCTGAGGAGGAAATGATGGTGAAGCGGAGTGAGATGTCCAGCCTGAAGCCAGGACGCCAGGGAGTtaggggcagaggcaggagcaGAGCCTGGGTCTGTGGGCTCATGGAATTTGTTATTGCTCCAAGTGCTGATGTTATTCTTCCCTTGCAGAGAGTCGTCATGGGCTTCTGGAAGTTCCCCCCCTTCCTGGTCCTCAGCATCCTGGTCTTGTACCAGGCAGGCATGCTCCACTCAGCGCCATTCAGGTGAGACAGCCCTGCCAGGAGCGCTCCCACCTGCCTCTGTCCCTGGATCATAAAATTCTATGTTCTCAGTTGTGCTGTGCTGAATCTGGCTCTTGGTGGGgctgtggggcgggggggggggggggtgggtggtaaTGTATGAATGTAAACGTGTATATAAGCTTATCATAAACTGTTTATGAGACAAAGATGTGTAGCACACAGTGTACAAACATACATAAGATATATAGTACTCGTTATTGTAAATTTCATATAACATTGctttttaccaaatatttgtaTCTTTAGCAAACCTATTTACTAATTTAACCACAATTTGAGAAATAGATTGCATCCTATCTGCTAACTACTTTGCCAATAAATTTGTTATTAAATCTGATGTTACCTATACATCTAATTTCTCACCCTCACTCAAATTACATTAAAGTGAAATGATTTTCAGATTCAAACTAtcattatcatttaatttttaataatggctgtatttaacACTAAGCtcataaaattcctgaaaatctAACCATCAGCTTTCACAAGCCTATATGATCCACTTGGAGCAAACCATTTCTTTTAGGTCACACCAGAGCCTAAATCCTGGTGAAGCAGCATTTTTGGATGGACACTGGCCTCATGCCCTGTCCATTGAGAGTTGGGGCAGCCAAATCCTCAGGGGAAGTTGCAGAAACCAGGAAACCTGGCTGCTTATCCTGGGGAGGGGGTAGTCAGGGGCTCAAAGCCTGTATTGGGCTTGCTTCCCCTCCCTAGGTTGGCTTTTGATAGTCGTTTTGATCCTGCTACACTCAATGAGGAGGAATTGCGCCTCCTACTGGCTGCAATGGTGAATGACTATGAGCAGATGAGGGCCCGTGAGCTGGAGAAGGAGCAGAAGACAAAGGGCTCCAGGTGAggctccctgccccacccagcaCAGGGCATCCGCTCCCTCCTTCATGCCCAGGAAGGCATATCCCAGAGCCACCTTTGGGTTTTCTGACACCCCTGGAAATGTGTATGGGGAGTGATTTTGGCATTTTCCCTAATGGCCTATGATTTTCTGCTGTGATGACCGTTTCTAGCAGAAATACTTAAGGTTTATTGGTGCCTCTGAGAGCAGTAATTTTCCATGATGATCCTGTGGGGCAGCACCTGCACTCAAGCTCTCACTAacaggccttttctttttctccatcctgcAAATCAGCATCACTGCCCAGAAGAGAGCCTGCAACACTGCAACCTGCATGACCCATCGGCTGGCAGGCTTGCTGAGCAGATCTGGGAGCATGGTGAAGAGCAACTTGTTGCCCACCAAGATGGGCTTCAAAATCTTTGGTGGGCGTCGCAGGAACTTTTGGATCTGAGCAGCGAAATGATTCTAGGAAGAAGGTGACTGCCCTTTGTACTGTCAGGTGGGAGGATAAATGACTGGGTAGTGCAGGGGTGCAGTCCACACTCTAACCCTCTGTGGGTTCATATGGGTGAAAAATCCACAGGGGAAGGCACACACACCAGTGTCTGGagaaagaacagagagtcccaacAGCTGAAACCTCTAGAACTTGGAttcatttctctctgtttttccagTTTCTCCCTGTGCCACTGAGATCCTCCAGGAAATATAGatcctatttatttaaaacacagtTCCCTGGGTTATAACTGTGATTATCCTAGCATTTGAGTTTGAAAGGTAATTACCCTATCCTTTTGGAGCATACCCTACAGTGTCATATACATCTGAATTCAGAGtatagacttgggttcaaatcctgtgtCTGTCCTCTACTAATTATACAACATGGGCTagaccctctctgagcctcagcttccacatcTAACTTGAAGGCAACAATAGTATCATCAATATAAAAAGTAATTGGGATAATACATGACAAGAGCCTCTTAACTAGTAAGTAATAGCTGTTACTTTTTTCTCCTAGGTCGCTATGAAGCTAACTCTACTTCTTTTAATTTGCAATGAAAGCAACTTACAAAAAAAATAGCCTGGAAGACACCCATGTATGCATGCTTCTTGACATTgaaaacactcttttttttttgtttgaaataaACTAAATGCAGAATAAAATCATTGCAGCTACCTAGTGTGCATCTTTTTTATCAATATATTTGATtctgtattcaataaatatgacGCATTATCTGGTAGCAAATCTGGACCCTGTCAGCCAACCTGTTGGCTGCTCTGCTAAACCTCAGGGGTACATGAAATCACTGCCTTGTGGGTGTCTGGAGATGTCTAATAATGCTGAGCCTCAATGGAACtctctctttaaagaaatgttCTCATTTGTGCACTTCGTCaagataaaaaatgtattttcaatacACTTAAAAGGAGTGTTGCTGCTTTTTATGCTGTTTTTCCCATGAGAACCTCAGGGACCTGTGACACTTTGTTGGCCAGGCTGGCTCAAATGAGGCAATGATACCATGTTTGGGGTGGGTCCTCAGTATCCTGTATCCTCAGTGTCTAGTGAAACACCTTTACTGGAATTAGAACCCTGTGCATCTCAAAGAGACATTCACATTTATTTTCAGAGAGTGCCCTGGTCCCCAGCCCCAGAAGTTATCTGTTCTCTTCTCCTTGACTCAGGTTTGCCCTTACCCATCCCTGCCTTTCCTCCCAAC from Eubalaena glacialis isolate mEubGla1 chromosome 10, mEubGla1.1.hap2.+ XY, whole genome shotgun sequence harbors:
- the LOC133099420 gene encoding calcitonin receptor-stimulating peptide 1-like, whose protein sequence is MGFWKFPPFLVLSILVLYQAGMLHSAPFRLAFDSRFDPATLNEEELRLLLAAMVNDYEQMRARELEKEQKTKGSSITAQKRACNTATCMTHRLAGLLSRSGSMVKSNLLPTKMGFKIFGGRRRNFWI